The Primulina tabacum isolate GXHZ01 chromosome 1, ASM2559414v2, whole genome shotgun sequence genome contains the following window.
tataataatatttttttttatataatgcaTGCAATTTCGGTGGAAACAAGAAATAGCAATTGAAttcattaacttaattaataagattaattaagaaaatgacaATTAGTTAATTAAAGTAATAATATATGTGTTACTTTGATTTTGACTTGGAAGGAGACCACcgaagctttaaaaaaaaaggaataaGAATTTTGATTCTTATTGGGAGATAAGGCATCCGAAAGTTTGGCTTAAGAAAACCTTTCGgcccttccaaatttttttgtgCTCTCAAAAAGGGTTTTAAACGATATCGTGTTCTATCTccacgcaaaaaaaaaaaaaatatcttctacactttctagtgcaagttagaagaggaacaaatattccagtcgtggaccggattaaGAGATTTGAAGAACGTACGTGGGATTTacatgctaaaaaccacaactactgccacagtttCATACCGTTTTAGCACTTCCATTACTTATTTGACTAaggatcaactttctattctacccatccattctCTGTTTCATTCTAAATCATTCGATAACattcatatcatatcttaaaaccataaaccatcaccattaCATCACATATCCCCAAACGATTatcataataaaccataaaaggaataatggccatacttaatcataatcattaccttacatcatatgcatacgaatgtctgggcgttacaattctccccaccttaagaaatttcgtccctGAAATTGCCATTACTGTGCGAATAACTCAGGATATTGCAGTTTCATTTCTTCCTCGGGCTCCCATGTTGCTTCTTCAACTAACTGATTACGCCAAAGAATCTTGATAATGCCTATCTCTTTATTCCTTAGTACTTTAACCTTGCGATCTAAAATCTGGATTGGTACTTCTTGATAAGTCAAGTTCGGCATCAGATCCAACGCTTCATGTCTGAGAACATGGGAAGGGTTCGAGATgtacttcctgagcattgagACGTGAAATACATTGTTGACTCTATCCAAGTCTGGCGGTAAGGCTAGACGATATGCTCTTTTTCCAATCCTGTCTAGAATTTCAAATGGGCCGATAAATCTTGGGCTTAGCTTTCCTTTcctgccaaatctcataatacCTTTGAAAGGAGCAATTTTGATAAAAACATGATCTCCAACTTCAAACTCCAAAGGACTTCTTCGGTTATCGacataacttttctgtctggTTTGGGCCGTCTTCATTCTATCCTGGATTAAAGTAatcacatcagctgtctgttggaccaattctggtcctaacatctttctttcaccgacttcatcccaattcAACGGTGACCTATATATTctgccatacaatgcctcgtatggtgccatgccaatcgtcgcctgataactattgttataagcAAATTCAGCAAgtggcaatttagaatcccagaTACCAGGAAAGTCAATCGTGCAGGCTCGTAGCATAtcttcaagaatctgaatcaccctctctgactgcccgtcactctgaggatgataagctgtgctaaaagccaacctgatgcccaaggctctgtgcaagctcttccagaattcagaagtaaaccttgggtcacgatcagatacaactGACGcaggaataccatgaagtctcacaatcTCAGCTACATAGACTTCAGCATACTGTTTCATTGTAAACGTTGTCTTGACCAGAAGAAAATGAGCAGACTTGGTTAAcctatcaacaatcacccaaatagagttGTAACCTTTTGGTGTTCTTGGAAGTCCCGTTACGAAGTCCATAGTGAtgtgctcccacttccactgaGGTATTGGGAGGGATTGCAAAGTTCCagcaggtctttgatgctcaatcttcacctgctgacatgttagacattcgGATATAAACTTTGCGATATCacttttcatacctggccaccagtagagaCGTCGGAGATCTTGATGCATCTTggtgctacctggatgtatcgagtatggcgtggtatgagcctctgtcaaaatatcccgTCGAATGTCATCACCACTAGGAATACATATCCGACCTCTACACGTTAACAAATCATCATTGTTCATCGGGAACTCTGTATTTCCTTTCTCATCGTCTTTAGATCGCAATTTCATCAACTGATTGTCATTAAGTTGCTCCCGTCGTATCCTATCTGTCAACGTAGGTTGAATAACCAAAGCTGAAAGTCTAGCTATGGTCCCTTGCTCTACCATAGAGATCTCGCTCCTCTGAAGATCCAATAGcaacggcttctgaatcaaTGAGCTCAAAGAAGAAACTGACttgcggctcaaagcatctgcaacgacgtttgctttacctgggtggtagctaatggtcacatcataatctttaacaagttctaaccacctcctctgccgcatattaaGTTCCTTCTGCGAGAATAGATATTTTAAGCTCTTGTTGTCTGTGAAAACTTcacatttctcgccatacagataatgcctctaTATTTTCAATGCGAAGACCACAGTCGTAAATTCAAGATCGTGggtgggataattcttctcgtagtccttcaactgacgagaaacATAAGCGATTACTTTGCCACGCTGCATCAGTACAGCTCCAATCCCATCTTTGACGCATCAGTGTATACAATAAAATCTTCAATACCACACGGAAGTGCTAGGATAGGGGCTGATGTCAACTTGTCTTTCAACACTTGAAATCCGTGTTGGCACTCGTTtgtccactcaaacttcaccgctttcctcgtcagattggttaatggCAGTGCTATTTTTGATAAATTGGCAATAAAACATACTGTCGTCGGAATAGGCCATTGTTTAATCGCTTCAATCTTCATAGGATCCACTGCAATACCTtctctcaaaaaaaaatatggCCTAGAAATGATACTTGCTaaaaccagaattcacactttttCACCTTTGCGTATAACTGATTTTTCCTCAATAACTGCAATACAGTTCTGAGATGCTCGGCATGGAGTTCCCGAGTCTTGTAATAAatcaggatatcgtcaatgaaaacgATAATGAAGCTATCCAGATATGGCTTGAAGACCcggttcattagatccatgaatacCGACGGTTTTCAACTAAGAACTCATTATGGCCGTACCTAGTTTTGAATGCAGTTTTAGGGACGTCAGATTCCCTAACTTTCAGGTTataataaccagaacgcaggtcGATCTTTGAAAACACTGTCGCTCCCTGAAGTTGATCAAAGAGgtcatcaatccttggcaatggatatttattcttgatcgtaactttgttgatctctctttAATCAATGCACAACCGCAAAGATCCATctttttttttgacaaataaaacCGGAGCTCTCCACGGAGAAGAACTCGGACAAATAAAGCCTTTGTCTAATAGATCTTGCAACTGATTCTTCAGCTCCTTCATTTCAGTCGGGGCCATTCGGTAAGGAGCTATCGAAATCGGAGCAGTACCTGGAACCacgtcaatcacaaactcaacttCACGGTCAGGTGGTAATCCAGgcacatcatctgcaaatacgtCAGGAAAATCCCGAACTACCTCAATCTCATTCAACTTCCTCGTCATCTCAGTATTCGCATATATCACAACAGCTAAAAACCCCTGACACCCCTTTGATAACATTTCGTGAGCTTTGAGACAAGAAATATAAGGAGTGTCAAGCGAAATACTTGAACTCTGGAAAATCCCGCTATCATCATCTTCTGCAGGAAATCGCACCATTTTAGCCACGCAGTCAATAACGGCATGATATGACgatagccagtccattcccaaaataacatcaaacGCCACCATGGGAATAATAATAAGATCAGCAAAATAGATTTTCTCATTTACTTGCACTGTACAACCTTTAAGAATATTGGAAGGCCATAAATCGTCTCCCGATGGCATCAAAATACTATAGTGGAGGGGTTCAAAGATGGAACAACATTCAAAGAGCGCAAGAAAATTTCAGACATAAAGGAATGCGTAGCACCAGTgtcaatcaatgtaatagcagcCTTGTCTGAAATTAAGATAGTACCTGATTTaacagaagaatcaggatttgCGCCTTCTTTGGTCATTGTGAAGATTCTGCCTTGAACCCTATCTTTCCCTTTCTCACCTTTCACTGGACAATTTTTGATAACATGTCCAACACCTCCACAACGAAAGCATCGATTACTTCCAACCAAGCACTCACCTATATGCATTTTGCCACATTTTGGACATACAGGTCGATCATACGTAGGCGGTGGCATAGAAGCGTTGGGTCGATGCTCCTCTTTTTCTTTGCCTCTGAACTTGCCCTTACCATTCCATCCGGATCCTTGGCCTTTAGTAGAAAAATCTTGGCGCTTCAACTGTCTTTCCCTTTCAATTTCCTTCTCGTCCTGCTCGGCCATCCTTGCTTTTTCAATAATCTCTTTATATGAAGCAACTTTAGACATTCGAACGTCTCTTTTAATTTCAGCCCGGACACCTTTGAGAAAATGCTCGCCCTTTTCGATGTCATTGTTGGCCAGATATGGGGCAAACTGACAACCCTCTTCGAATTTGAGAATATACTCTTGTATTGACATATTTCCTTGCTTCAGTTCTAGAAATTCCTTCACTTTCTGACTTCGAACATCTCGAGGAAAATATTTGTcgtagaataaatctttaaactccTGCCACTTGAGTGCCGAGACATTAACTGATATCTTGGTGGCGTCCCACCAAGTCCTCGCCGTCTTGGTCAGTAGAAAAATGGCACAGCTGACTCGATCTATATCTTGAAACTGATGATAATCATATATAGCCTCCACAGCTTTGACCCATTCCAAGGCGACCATGGGATCAGAGCTACCATCAAATTCTGGTGGCTTCATCTTACGAAATCTTTCATATGCGCCTTCACTACCGGGATCGGGCCTCACTTGCTCTCTCTCTATCCCTCGCCCTGCATTCTGCATCTGTAAGGGCTGCTGAATTTGCTCGCCATGTACCTTGGCGAGATCTTTCAGTAACTTGCTAAATTCACCAACCACTCTAGATGATGAACTATCCTCCCCTTCTGGTGCTTTACGCTTAGGCGGCATGATCCTATGGTACATATTAGTTTAAAACCATTTTCatacataacatatcataattattgagGCTACACATCCATATTATATCAAATGATGCAGATACATACATACCGAATTGTCGATAGCAGAGAAAGTCATATGCCAAATCATTGTTCCGAAAatctcggctctgataccactaaatgaaACACTCGTGACTAAAATGCATAATTAGTGCGgaagctttaaaatataatttggagaaaatgtgtaattttaaaatttgggcagcatctccccgtaaataggacatgcCACCTGTCTCAAACAACACATAAAACACATGCAAAAGATTTTCATATTCATCAGATACCATTAAGTAAAGTATCTACACATCTTGCCAAAACCGAAGCGCAAAACAACATTTTCAATGTTTTCCAAAATAGCCAAAAGCTTGACATAACAAAAATAACATCCATCGAAATCTCCAAAGTTTGGCATATTCCTTTCTCTCGCTTCGACAACTCAAGGATGATCAGTCTTTCTTACCtgtgcctgcatcacatgaacatatctggaatgagtataaaactcatcAAATTGAATCAATACTAACAAggtacatatatatcattttattgcAAAACATGAAATGGGTAGcctcaatttcattttcttgaaaacattatCAATCTCATTTTGTAAACGTcgaatcatcattaatatcatccgtcaagaatcataatacaacaatacatagggatgataatcatttcattgatcaactgaagaattgatagttcttataagatagttcattcattgctaaccctcttcgtaaaaacgaatcttataggagggacatgtactgtaaggcccgagattttaattacgGTAATCttagattaatctgaaatgatttattgattacttGATGGGATTTAGATGGGACACGTTGGAATTGAATTTTGTATTGTGAAGTGCGGGTTgtgcgtgaccagaaggtctcgcgcatatgcgcgcatatgcgcgagccatgcgagGAGCCGAGGGAgaactccagagagttcggcgcatatggCAACGtggatgggcgcacatgcgcaaggTAGGCAGAACgttacgcgcacatgcgcggcttgaatgcgcgcacatgcgcggaacgtccagagagtttggcgcacatgcgcgacagaaggcgcgcatatgcgcgaatggtgaaggcacgagacagtaggtctcgcgcatatgcgcaacttatgtgcgcgcatatgcgcgagcagtccggtAGTTCGGATAAGgctttcggcgcatatgcgcggccttgtgcgcgcatatgcgcgcgacatgcAGAACAAGAAAAACCCACTTGTCTCTTTTATGGgcgacgtgtatatatatatataagtatatccAAGCAATTTCCTCAGAGTGGAGAAGGGAAGCACCGAGGAAGCTTTGCGTGAGATTTGAGATTTACGAGTGATTCGTccttctgattttgaatctaagTACAGCACCGAGTTCTTAGCGACgacagcttcaactggacgtaagttttgttacgtttagatacgatttgaaattatgatgttgtcagaattgaataggaatcatatatggtgtttctgatacaatggacatcgtataattgaagtcagattaaagaacagactgtttatgtaattgttatgaattttggagtcgatttgattgagaatcgatatcagatttatatcatCGTTGAGATTCTGATTCCTACCGATATTAATTATGagttctgatattatatctgtgatgttgaaattgacggggttatcgagattgtattattatgccgtcgaaacatcagttgattgatattgagcagattcggtattgatttagatggtattgtggtatcgtatgtcgatttgcattgatccgattatgttttgatttgagtattaatcagaacaggttttgaactgagttatatactgatattgtat
Protein-coding sequences here:
- the LOC142508871 gene encoding uncharacterized protein LOC142508871, coding for MVAFDVILGMDWLSSYHAVIDCVAKMVRFPAEDDDSGIFQSSSISLDTPYISCLKAHEMLSKGCQGFLAVVIYANTEMTRKLNEIEVVRDFPDVFADDVPGLPPDREVEFVIDVVPGTAPISIAPYRMAPTEMKELKNQLQDLLDKGFICPSSSPWRAPGATVFSKIDLRSGYYNLKVRESDVPKTAFKTRPYFFLREGIAVDPMKIEAIKQWPIPTTKPLLLDLQRSEISMVEQGTIARLSALVIQPTLTDRIRREQLNDNQLMKLRSKDDEKGNTEFPMNNDDLLTCRGSTKMHQDLRRLYWWPGMKSDIAKFISECLTCQQVKIEHQRPAGTLQSLPIPQWKWEHITMDFVTGLPRTPKGYNSIWVIVDRLTKSAHFLLVKTTFTMKQYAEVYVAEIVRLHGIPASVVSDRDPRKGKLSPRFIGPFEILDRIGKRAYRLALPPDLDRVNNVFHVSMLRKYISNPSHVLRHEALDLMPNLTYQEVPIQILDRKVKVLRNKEIGIIKILWRNQLVEEATWEPEEEMKLQYPELFAQ
- the LOC142508887 gene encoding uncharacterized protein LOC142508887, translated to MPPKRKAPEGEDSSSSRVVGEFSKLLKDLAKVHGEQIQQPLQMQNAGRGIEREQVRPDPGSEGAYERFRKMKPPEFDGSSDPMVALEWVKAVEAIYDYHQFQDIDRVSCAIFLLTKTARTWWDATKISVNVSALKWQEFKDLFYDKYFPRDVRSQKVKEFLELKQGNMSIQEYILKFEEGCQFAPYLANNDIEKGEHFLKGVRAEIKRDVRMSKVASYKEIIEKARMAEQDEKEIERERQLKRQDFSTKGQGSGWNGKGKFRGKEKEEHRPNASMPPPTYDRPVCPKCGKMHIGECLVGSNRCFRCGGVGHVIKNCPVKGEKGKDRVQGRIFTMTKEGANPDSSVKSGTILISDKAAITLIDTGATHSFMSEIFLRSLNVVPSLNPSTIVF